Genomic window (Prevotella melaninogenica ATCC 25845):
TCAGGAAACCGTACCGATGGCACTGCGTTGTTTCATGGATGCTAATAGCTTTGAGGAGACCATCCGCCTCGCTGTACTATGTGATGGCGATACCGACACGAAGGCGTGCATCGCTGGTTCGGTTGCCGAAGCCTATTATCCTGTGCCAGAATGGATAATCGAAAAGGCAATCAGCTACTTGCCAGATGATATGCTCAACATCCTCGGACAGTTTTATGAGCGCATACAAGATAGCTGTGGGACTAAAAAAGGATAGCTTTAAGCCTTAAAAAAATACGATTTTTCGAGTCTAACAATGCTGTTTTGAAGACTGTAAAACAGCCTTGTTGCACGTTATTTTCATGAACAAAAAGATTTATTTACGTGAAAAGAAATATTTACTTTCATGAAGAAAAATATTTATTTTCATGAAAATAATTCATCGTTGATGGTCTTTCATGAACGTCCCTAACTGCTTTCGATACAGAATACCAGTATCCTCGCCTATTTTAAGGATAGCTTTTATCGCCTTTGCATTGAAGTCGGTGACACCATAAGAACCTAAATCGGGATTAATATAGAGGTCGGCTTTCGTGCGATTGACATTATATTTCTTTATATCAGGACGTTCTGCCAACCAATCTAAGATACCTCCCAGTCCTTTCAGAAAGCCGAAAGGCGAACGATAGTCATCATGTTTGCGCTGTTGAAGGTCGACGGCAATAACGATATCTGCCCCCATCTTTCGTACAACATCCACTGGAAGATTATTGCCCATACCGCCATCCACCAGCATCAGCGTGTCTATCTGCACAGGTTTGAACGCACCGGGAATAGCCATACTGGCACGCATATTACGCGCCATGGAACCTGTATCAAGGACTATTTCTTGTTGACGACGGATGTCAAAGGCTACACACGAGAAGGGAATAGCCTTCTCAACGGTACCACGTTGTACGGGAGAACGACTGACGAGTGAGTCAAGGAAATTATAGACATGGTCACCATGCAACATCCAGAACCCTGTATTTTTATCAGCATCAGCCTTTTTACGCACAGGAAAGCCAAAGAGATAGATTACACCATCTTCCTCTTTATAGACCTTTCCAACCAATGTTGTGTCTCTATCTGCCAAAAGTGCCAACCAATTCTGCGAACAAAAGAATTTTTTAAGGTCGTCTGCACGATAGCCCTGCGCGTATAATCCGCCAATAATTGCACCTATACTTGTTCCAGCAATATAGTCAATAGGAATCTTAGCTTGCTCCAACTCTTTTAGTATTCCTATGGCTGCAGCACCTTTCGCACCACCACCACCAAGCACAAGTCCCACCTTTGGGCGGGTCTTCCCACCTTCGTTCTGTTGCTGTGCCTTCACAGATAAACCACAGCATATCAGCATCAGAAATACAAGTAAGTATTTTTTCATAGCGACAAAAGTAATGTTTTTCTAAGAGAAAAGCGTGTTTTTTCCTTTTATTGTTGCTTTTCATTTCTCCAACAATCTTCATATTTCCTCAAAAGCAAGTAACTTGTACACCCGTTAACTTGTCTACTTGTCAACTCCAAAACAATCCACTCGTCTACTCGTAAACTTGTTTACTTGTCAACTATTCCTTACCTTTGCACCATGAAGTTCCATCCTATCCTATCAGAACAGCCCCTACCCGCTCGGTTTAATAATCCCTTCGATTACGAACCGGACGCTCTTTGCCGTGCAGCAGTCAAGCAGTTGCAGGCAGATCTCCCTATTGAACCAATCGAAGGAAAGATGTATGGCATTCTGATTGTTGAGCGAAACGGAGAGATTGGTTATCTGCAAGCCTACTCAGGACAGATAGCTGATGAGGGAGAAGACTTTGTTCCAGCTGTCTTCGACTATCTTCAACCTAATGGTTACTTCAAAATTCATGAGGCAGAGATTACCCAATTGAATCAAAAGATAGCCCAACTAAAAGCCTCAACAGCCTATCGACAGGCACAGGAAAACCTCAAAAAGATTCAGCAAGAGGCAGAAAAGGCTATCGAAGAAGCACGGAGAGTGATGCAAGGGGCCAAGTTCTTACGTGACAAACGCCGTAAAGAGGCTTTTATTTCAGAGGCAGAACGAAACGAAATGACACGTCAGAGCCAGTTTCTTAAAGCCGAATTGCAACGTAAGAAAAAGGCTTATGCTGAACAGATTACCGCTGCACAGGCTATTGTAGACTCCTATCAAGAACAGATAACAGTTTGGAAACGAGAGCGGAAAATGAAGTCTGATCGTCTTCAACGTTGGCTTTTCTCTCAGTTCTCACTACTCAATGCACACGGAGAACGTAAGGACTTACTCGATATCTTCCGTGATTACTATCTGCAGAACAGTCCTGCACGCACGAAGGCTGCCCATATAACAAGTGTAAATACTGCTGAACGTGCTGCCAAGGAGAGTCTCGCAGCTTCACTACTTCCACCTTCTGGTGCAGGTGAATGCTGTGAACCAAAGCTCTTACAATATGCCTTTCTTCATGGTTATAAGCCTATTAGCATGGCTATGTTTTGGTGGGGACCATCGCCAAAGACCGAGATAAGACAGCATGGAAACTACTATCCTGCTTGCAACGGAAAGTGTAAACCTATCTTGGAGTGGATGTTGGAAGGGATAGACGTTGACTATAAGGATTGCAAGAGGACAGATTATAAAACCGAATTAGCTCTTTCTGAAAGACTACAAATACTCTATGAAGACGATTATCTTGCAGTAGTTGTCAAACCATCGGGCTTACTCTCTATTCCTGGAAAAGGCTGTCAAGCATCCATTTATAGTATTCTTTGCGAGCGATGGAAGGGTAAGAGCGATGCGTTCATGGTACATCGATTAGACATGGCAACAAGTGGTTTACTCGTTGTTGCGCGTACTTCTGAGGTTCATAAGGCTTTGCAAGCACAGTTTATTGGGCGAACAGTAAAGAAGAAGTATGTTGCTTTGCTTCCTCTCTCTATCCTCGAAAAGCAGTTACCAGCAGAGGGACGGATAGAACTTCCACTCTCTCCCGACCCAGACGACCGTCCTCGGCAGCGTGTTGATAGAACTAATGGGAAGCCAGCTATCACCGAGTATCGCCTTATCGGTAAGACAACATACGGCAAAGAAGCATTGGAAGCAGTGAAGATAGCGCTCTATCCGTTGACAGGGCGTACCCACCAGCTGCGCGTTCATTGTGCTCATCCAGACGGATTGGGTACTCCTATCATTGGTGATAACCTCTACGGACAACGAGCTGAACGCCTTTGGTTACACGCAACTCACCTTGAGTTCACCCATCCCATAACCCAAGAGCGGATGAGTTTTGATACTCCTTTATAGGTATCGAAGCTATCTACTCTTCGCTTTCCAGTTCTTCCGTATTGCTTTTGCAGAAGAATCGAAGTTACTCATTCAATAAAGACATAGCTAATACAGTCAACTATCTGTCCTTTTATCATCCTCTGACATTAAAAATCATTTCTTTTTAAACTTCGAAAATCTGCAAATAAAGGTTTGAAAAATCATTACATAATTTCGAATAAGACATCAATAAATAACGGCAAAACCACATACAAAAAGCAGGTCTGTAATCAACAGCAAATCAATTAGTTATAAAATGGAAAAGTAAAAGGTGCTTAGTTGGACTTCAAAAGGGCGTTAGTAAGGGGCTTAAAGGGCATCTTTTGCAAGTCAAAAGGGCATCTTTTAGAAGCCAAAAGAGCATGTATTGGTTTCGAATCACATGAAAATAGTTTACAAACCGCAACTAATGAGGGAATAAATTGTTTGTAGAAGGCAGATAAACATCGCACCTAATTACATTCATCATGTAGTTTATCCGCCGTTCTAAAACCATCTAATTGGGGGGTAATTATACCGGTGTTGGGTGATGGTTGTTGGGTGTTGAGCCTTTATAAAACAATCTTATTGGAGGAAATCATACCATATATGTAGATTAATCTCATACTATTAACAATTTGGAGTTAATGGAAGCCCTCGTTTTCCTCTATTCTTTCAACCCTTGGAATACTATTTCCTACCTTTTTAGCATGTGACTTTAATGTGAGTGGTACGTTCTCTATCAAGACATTACTCGTATTCAGACCTAAAGAACGTGTCATACTCAATTTCAAATGGTCAATCCATTCATAGGCATCCATGATAAGTCGCTCCTTAAAAGAGAAAGAAGCGAAGGTTGAATAAATCCTATTAATAAGCACAAATACGAAGTTTCCCATCACATTATGCTTAGCCAATGACGGATAAGATGACGCAAGAGAGAACTCATTCTTAGCCACCATATCCTCGATTATCTGCCTAAAATAACGATTGACAAGTGGGTGGATGCGGAATCCTAACCGTAGATTGATACGATAAAGAGTATCGGGAACGAGCGTGGTAACGTCATATTCCAGTGTTGATGGACTGTCTTGATAGTCTATATGCAGCAAGAAATAATGGTCAGCACGCATTGGATGCTTGTTAATAATTGAATAGAGAATCTTCTGTTCGATGTCGTATTTACCTCCAAGTTTGGTGAGATAGACAATATTTGTCGCATACTTAGGGATTGACTCATCGTTCTTAATATCGGAAATAATACTGAACGATTCACGAACATCACGTATCTGTATCTGCGAATTACGGATGGTTGTGGCATTATACCACACATACATGATTGCTATCATCACACTGGCAAGAAGCATGGTTACCCAACCTCCATTCATAAACTTTGCCATGTTTGCGACGAAGAAGATACTCTCCAAACCGACAAAGACGATAAGGAACAGGAGTGTTAGCCAACGATTTACTCGACGAATAGTAAGATAAGCACTCAAGAGGAAGGTGGTCATGAGCATGGTTATCGTGATTGACAAGCCGTAAGCAGCCTCCATTCGTTCCGAACTCTTGAAGAAAAGTATCACAATCACACATAAGATAAAGAGCGACATATTGACAAATGGGATGTAAAGTTGTCCCTTAACATCGGTCGGATACTTAATCTTCTGACGTGGCCAAAACTTCAAGTTCATTGCTTCACTGAAGATAGTAAACGACCCACTAATCAATGCTTGACTTGCAATAATGGCTGCTATCGTTGCCATGACGATACCGAAAAAGAGCATACCGTGGGGCATAATGGCATAAAAAGGGTTCAACCCAGAAGTAAGATTATTGACATGTGCAATTATCCAAGCCCCTTGACCAAGATAGTTGAGGATTAACATGACCTTGACAAAGGCCCAACTCGTACGGATGTTATTAATTCCACAATGCCCTAAGTCGGAATATAAGGCCTCAGCACCTGTCGTACAGAGGAACACTGCACCCAAGATTAAAAACCACTCAGGGTTACTCGTCAGCAAGTGGATGGCATGTAAGGGATTGAAAGCTTGCAGAATAGGATTATAATCACCGATATGCATAGCTCCTAACACACCCAACATTGAAAACCATAAGAGCATTAATGGACCAAACAACTTGCCAATCATATTTGTTCCGAATTGCTGAATGAAGAACAAAACAGTAACAATACAAAGGGCAATAGGTACAACTGGGGTCTCTGGTTCATAGACCTTCAATCCCTCTATAGCAGAGAGAACCGTAATAGAAGGCGTTATAACACCATCAGCTATCAGCGTACTGGCACCAATAATCGCTAAGAAATAAAACCATTTACGACTATGTCGACGTATTAAAGCATACAAAGCGAGTATTCCACCCTCTCCTTTATTATCCGCACGGAGGGCAATTAAGACATACTTAACAGTCGTTTGAAGGGTTAATGTCCATATAATACACGACACTGCACCGATGATATATTCAGCATTAACAGGGTTTCCAGCCCTAACAATAGCCTTCATCACATACAAAGGAGATGTACCTATATCTCCGAAAACAATACCTAAGGTTACAATAACGCCCATTAAACTTAGTTTATGGCGTGCAGAATTACTACAATTGTTATCCCGTGTCATTCTTATTATATCTTAAAACGGATGCAAAGGTAAACAAAATCATGATAACTGCATAACCCTCTTAAGGCTTTTATCTATATTTCTTTTGTCGTTTCTCTTATTTACTGTAACTTTGCAGTAGATAATAAATAATCAAACAGATATGGAAGAAAAGAAATTTAAGCGCACCACTGTTACCGCAGCATTGCCTTATGCGAATGGAGGTGTACATATAGGACACCTTGCTGGTGTATATGTTCCTGCCGATATCTACGTTCGTTATCTCCGATTGAAGAAGCGTGAAGTTGCTTTCATTGGTGGTAGTGACGAGCATGGTGTGCCTATCACCATCCGTGCTAAGAAGGAAGGTATCACCCCACAGGACGTATGTGACCGTTATCATAAGTTGATAAAGGACTCTTTTGAAGAGTTTGGTATCTCCTTCGACATCTATAGTCGCACAACAAGTGAGACTCACCACAAGTTTGCTTCAGACTTCTTCCGTAAGCTATATGATGATGGTAAGCTCGTCGAGAAGGAGAGTGAGCAGTACTATGATGAGGAAGCTCACCAGTTCCTTGCCGACCGTTATATCATGGGTGAGTGTCCTCACTGTGGCAATCCAAATGCTTATGGCGACCAATGTGAGAAGTGTGGTAGTGACCTTAGCCCTATGGAGTTGAAGAATCCACACTCTACTATCTCTGGTTCACAGCCTGTCATCAAGCGTACTAAGAACTGGTACCTGCCTTTGAATGACTATCAAGAGTGGCTGAAGCAGTGGATTTTGGAGGATCATAAGGAGTGGCGACCAAACGTTTATGGTCAGTGTAAGAGCTGGTTAGACATGGATCTCCAGCCACGTGCTATGACTCGCGACCTTGATTGGGGTATTCCTGTACCAGTAGAGGGAGCCGAGGGCAAGGTTCTTTACGTATGGTTTGATGCGCCTATCGGCTATATTTCAAACACAAAGGAGCTTTGCGAAAAGGATCCAGAGCACTTCGGCAACTGGCAGAAGTGGTGGCAAGACCCAGAGACACGTATTGTACACTTCATTGGAAAGGACAATATCGTGTTCCACTGTCTCATCTTCCCAACTATGTTGAAGGCGCATGGCGATTATATTTTGCCTGATAACGTACCATCAAACGAGTTCCTTAACCTTGAAGACGATAAGATTTCTACAAGTAAGAACTGGGCGGTATGGCTCCATGAGTACCTCCGCGACTTTGAAGGAAAGCAGGATGTGCTACGCTATGTGCTGACAGCTAATGCACCAGAAACCAAAGATAACAACTTCACTTGGAAAGACTTTCAGGAGCGTAACAACTCTGAACTCGTTGCTGTATATGGTAACTTCGTTAACCGTGCACTGCAATTGACCAAGAAGTACTGGAACGGTGTGGTTCCTGCTTGTGGTGAATTGGAGGAGATTGACCGCCAGACTATCCAAGAGTTCAAGGATGTTAAGGCAAAGGTAGAGGCTTATCTCGATATCTTTAAGTTCCGTGAGGCACAGAAAGAGGCTATGAACCTCGCTCGCATCGGTAACAAATACATTGCCGAGACAGAGCCTTGGAAGCTTTGGAAGACCGACCCTAAGCGTGTGGAGACAATTCTCTACATCTCGCTTCAGCTCGTTGCCAACCTCAGTATTGCCTTCGAACCATTCTTGCCATTCAGCAGTAAGAAACTCCGTGAGATGATAAACATGACGGAGTATGACTGGAGTGAACTTGGTTCTACCGACCTTCTCCCAGCTGGTAAGCAGTTGGCAGAGCCTGAGTTGCTCTTCGAGAAGATTGAGGATGAGGCTATCGAGGCTCAGTTGCGTAAGTTGGAAGAGACTAAGAAGGCTAACGAAGCCGCTTCCAACAAGGCTGAACCAATCAAGAAGGACATTCCTTTCGAAGACTTCGAGAAGCTTGATATCCGTGTTGGACATATCATCAAGTGCGAGAAGGTGAAGAAGAGTAAGAAGCTCTTGCAGTTCACTATCGATGATGGTTCGGGTGTTGAGCGCACTATCCTTAGTGGTATTGCAGCCTATTATGAGCCAGAGCAGCTCACTGGTAAGGACGTTCTTTTCATTGCTAACTTTGCTCCTCGCAAGATGATGGGCATCGAGAGCCAAGGAATGATTCTCTCTGCCGTTAACTTCGATGGCTCCCTCACCGTTACTACAACCATGGGTGAGGTGAAACCAGGTAGTCAAGTGGGATAATACCCACCTCTAACTCTGACTAAAAGAGATAGAATATGATAGGCGTAGTGAGTTATCAGACTACCAAGTTTATCACGACATAACAACTATAAAGGCAATTATAAGGTTTATCAGACCTTCTAATTGCCTTTATTTTATTGCAGATTAAACTATTCAGCAAATCTAACTTCATCCAAATCGCGTATCTTTGAAAGTCTCATCAGCGGCTTTCTCGGCAGTTTATAGATGGTACGTTTAAGTTCAGTTTCCTTTTCATAGTCATCTC
Coding sequences:
- a CDS encoding patatin-like phospholipase family protein, whose amino-acid sequence is MKKYLLVFLMLICCGLSVKAQQQNEGGKTRPKVGLVLGGGGAKGAAAIGILKELEQAKIPIDYIAGTSIGAIIGGLYAQGYRADDLKKFFCSQNWLALLADRDTTLVGKVYKEEDGVIYLFGFPVRKKADADKNTGFWMLHGDHVYNFLDSLVSRSPVQRGTVEKAIPFSCVAFDIRRQQEIVLDTGSMARNMRASMAIPGAFKPVQIDTLMLVDGGMGNNLPVDVVRKMGADIVIAVDLQQRKHDDYRSPFGFLKGLGGILDWLAERPDIKKYNVNRTKADLYINPDLGSYGVTDFNAKAIKAILKIGEDTGILYRKQLGTFMKDHQR
- a CDS encoding RluA family pseudouridine synthase; its protein translation is MKFHPILSEQPLPARFNNPFDYEPDALCRAAVKQLQADLPIEPIEGKMYGILIVERNGEIGYLQAYSGQIADEGEDFVPAVFDYLQPNGYFKIHEAEITQLNQKIAQLKASTAYRQAQENLKKIQQEAEKAIEEARRVMQGAKFLRDKRRKEAFISEAERNEMTRQSQFLKAELQRKKKAYAEQITAAQAIVDSYQEQITVWKRERKMKSDRLQRWLFSQFSLLNAHGERKDLLDIFRDYYLQNSPARTKAAHITSVNTAERAAKESLAASLLPPSGAGECCEPKLLQYAFLHGYKPISMAMFWWGPSPKTEIRQHGNYYPACNGKCKPILEWMLEGIDVDYKDCKRTDYKTELALSERLQILYEDDYLAVVVKPSGLLSIPGKGCQASIYSILCERWKGKSDAFMVHRLDMATSGLLVVARTSEVHKALQAQFIGRTVKKKYVALLPLSILEKQLPAEGRIELPLSPDPDDRPRQRVDRTNGKPAITEYRLIGKTTYGKEALEAVKIALYPLTGRTHQLRVHCAHPDGLGTPIIGDNLYGQRAERLWLHATHLEFTHPITQERMSFDTPL
- a CDS encoding KUP/HAK/KT family potassium transporter, with amino-acid sequence MTRDNNCSNSARHKLSLMGVIVTLGIVFGDIGTSPLYVMKAIVRAGNPVNAEYIIGAVSCIIWTLTLQTTVKYVLIALRADNKGEGGILALYALIRRHSRKWFYFLAIIGASTLIADGVITPSITVLSAIEGLKVYEPETPVVPIALCIVTVLFFIQQFGTNMIGKLFGPLMLLWFSMLGVLGAMHIGDYNPILQAFNPLHAIHLLTSNPEWFLILGAVFLCTTGAEALYSDLGHCGINNIRTSWAFVKVMLILNYLGQGAWIIAHVNNLTSGLNPFYAIMPHGMLFFGIVMATIAAIIASQALISGSFTIFSEAMNLKFWPRQKIKYPTDVKGQLYIPFVNMSLFILCVIVILFFKSSERMEAAYGLSITITMLMTTFLLSAYLTIRRVNRWLTLLFLIVFVGLESIFFVANMAKFMNGGWVTMLLASVMIAIMYVWYNATTIRNSQIQIRDVRESFSIISDIKNDESIPKYATNIVYLTKLGGKYDIEQKILYSIINKHPMRADHYFLLHIDYQDSPSTLEYDVTTLVPDTLYRINLRLGFRIHPLVNRYFRQIIEDMVAKNEFSLASSYPSLAKHNVMGNFVFVLINRIYSTFASFSFKERLIMDAYEWIDHLKLSMTRSLGLNTSNVLIENVPLTLKSHAKKVGNSIPRVERIEENEGFH
- the metG gene encoding methionine--tRNA ligase; the protein is MEEKKFKRTTVTAALPYANGGVHIGHLAGVYVPADIYVRYLRLKKREVAFIGGSDEHGVPITIRAKKEGITPQDVCDRYHKLIKDSFEEFGISFDIYSRTTSETHHKFASDFFRKLYDDGKLVEKESEQYYDEEAHQFLADRYIMGECPHCGNPNAYGDQCEKCGSDLSPMELKNPHSTISGSQPVIKRTKNWYLPLNDYQEWLKQWILEDHKEWRPNVYGQCKSWLDMDLQPRAMTRDLDWGIPVPVEGAEGKVLYVWFDAPIGYISNTKELCEKDPEHFGNWQKWWQDPETRIVHFIGKDNIVFHCLIFPTMLKAHGDYILPDNVPSNEFLNLEDDKISTSKNWAVWLHEYLRDFEGKQDVLRYVLTANAPETKDNNFTWKDFQERNNSELVAVYGNFVNRALQLTKKYWNGVVPACGELEEIDRQTIQEFKDVKAKVEAYLDIFKFREAQKEAMNLARIGNKYIAETEPWKLWKTDPKRVETILYISLQLVANLSIAFEPFLPFSSKKLREMINMTEYDWSELGSTDLLPAGKQLAEPELLFEKIEDEAIEAQLRKLEETKKANEAASNKAEPIKKDIPFEDFEKLDIRVGHIIKCEKVKKSKKLLQFTIDDGSGVERTILSGIAAYYEPEQLTGKDVLFIANFAPRKMMGIESQGMILSAVNFDGSLTVTTTMGEVKPGSQVG